A single window of Tenericutes bacterium MZ-XQ DNA harbors:
- a CDS encoding DNA-directed RNA polymerase subunit delta, with translation MNDKFKSMSMIDIVEHLLKENSEPISIHDIIKQIKEIKNVSDDDVDRLTQLYMDITQSAKFVYVGDDKWDLKERNLEMWDKDGYAFVTPDEVEEDVEEDLDFTEFDIEDLEEQEKDVDDDDEDEEEEEDEEIKEEKEYIDVELPIKSTDEDDVDDDVDLEFDDDYDEDDYNEIMDDYEDMYDED, from the coding sequence ATGAACGATAAATTTAAATCAATGTCAATGATTGATATTGTTGAACATTTGTTAAAGGAAAATAGCGAGCCTATATCAATACATGATATCATCAAACAAATCAAAGAGATTAAGAATGTTTCTGATGATGATGTAGATCGCTTAACGCAACTTTATATGGATATAACGCAAAGCGCTAAGTTCGTGTATGTTGGCGATGATAAATGGGACTTGAAAGAAAGAAACTTAGAGATGTGGGATAAAGACGGATATGCGTTTGTTACCCCTGATGAAGTTGAAGAAGATGTAGAAGAAGATTTAGACTTCACCGAATTTGATATCGAAGATCTTGAAGAACAAGAAAAAGATGTAGATGATGATGACGAGGATGAAGAAGAGGAAGAAGACGAAGAAATCAAGGAAGAAAAAGAATATATCGATGTAGAACTTCCAATCAAATCTACTGATGAAGATGATGTAGATGACGATGTGGATTTAGAGTTTGATGATGATTATGATGAAGATGATTATAATGAAATCATGGACGACTACGAAGATATGTATGATGAAGATTAA
- a CDS encoding recombination protein RecR has product MIPKILQKVMDDFQRLPGIGEKTAERLALFLISDMEEEQLIDFSEHLKKLKSEIKTCPVCHMLTDHDLCDICADETRDQTQIMVVSDAKDVFILEKMNSYQGVYHVLGGLIDFSRGITDKDLNIDSLSDRIKHASEMIIATNGTVEGEMTAKFLKSLYENDTLKITRLASGLPVGADLKYADELTLSKAVENRMKY; this is encoded by the coding sequence ATGATTCCCAAAATTTTACAGAAAGTCATGGATGACTTTCAAAGATTGCCGGGCATCGGAGAAAAAACCGCTGAACGTTTAGCACTATTTTTGATTTCTGATATGGAAGAAGAACAGTTAATTGATTTTAGCGAACATCTAAAAAAGTTAAAATCGGAAATAAAAACTTGTCCTGTGTGCCATATGCTAACCGATCATGATTTATGCGACATTTGCGCAGATGAGACAAGAGATCAAACACAAATCATGGTGGTATCAGATGCTAAAGATGTTTTCATTTTAGAAAAGATGAATTCTTATCAAGGCGTATATCATGTTTTAGGTGGACTCATAGATTTTTCTAGAGGCATCACAGATAAAGATTTAAACATTGATTCATTATCAGATCGTATCAAACATGCGAGTGAAATGATTATTGCGACCAATGGAACTGTAGAAGGTGAAATGACTGCAAAATTTTTGAAATCTTTATATGAAAATGATACATTAAAGATTACAAGATTAGCATCAGGTCTTCCTGTTGGAGCTGACTTGAAATATGCTGATGAGTTAACATTAAGTAAAGCTGTTGAAAACAGAATGAAATATTAG
- a CDS encoding nucleoid-associated protein, YbaB/EbfC family yields the protein MNPNMLNKLKKIQKQMMEAQEALERKEFFGKASGVTVIMQGTRQVIDVQINPEVLEEVELLQDAILLAVNDALKQIDKEQEETMGQFSGGMGGFGF from the coding sequence ATGAATCCCAATATGTTAAACAAACTCAAAAAGATTCAAAAACAAATGATGGAAGCACAAGAAGCTTTAGAAAGAAAAGAGTTTTTCGGAAAAGCAAGTGGTGTGACAGTCATTATGCAAGGTACAAGACAAGTCATTGATGTACAAATCAATCCAGAAGTATTAGAAGAAGTAGAATTACTTCAAGATGCTATTTTATTAGCTGTCAATGATGCTTTAAAGCAAATTGATAAAGAACAGGAAGAAACAATGGGCCAATTCTCTGGTGGCATGGGTGGTTTTGGATTCTAA